The sequence ACTGAGCTTAGGGGAATGTTCGAAAAGTTCGGAGAGGTAGCCGAAGTTTTTGTCAATAGCGAGAAAGGATTTGGCTTTGTCAGATTGGTAAGTTGATAACATTTGAAATCCCCAATACTAAATTTGAATTTCTCTTTGAATCAACAAACAACATGGCGATTTGGTAGTGGCGGCGACGAAAACGGTACTTATAATTTTATCGCGTTGCGGCTTACTAGAAATACAGTTGTGGTTTCAtggtttttcaaaatggcataAGCctgttttcttttaacttttcgGTTATTTTGCCCGAACCCTTGAATTGCAAGGAACATAAAATGCATCTTGGTTCACAGGATAAAGTTAGacattagaatttttttttctcttcgaCAAGTCTTCTTGGGGCCGGTCGCTCGAAGAATGGTTTGCGCTCAGAATTGGTTAAGAAGGAGCAAAACCTACATTTCTGTGGTAGTTAATGCTGTTTACCGCTAACAGTGATTTGAGCAAGTCAAGTAAATAAATATGATCAAATGATACCTTGGGGAGCTTTTAATTTCCTGAGACGAAGACACTTATTCCTAATTTCTTTTGGTGACATGTAATGGCCACCAAGAGTTAAGGTATTTGTGCTATAtcgctgtttttgtttgttttcttttttcccctaGGATACGCGTCTTAATGCTGAAGCTGCCAAGCAAGGTGTTGATGGGACTTTTCGTATGGGAAGAACTCTAAGGGTACGTTTTGCAACACATGCATCAGCTCTGAAAGTGCTTAATCTTAACCCCTTGGTATCAAATGAAATCTTGCACCAAGCTTTCTCTCAGTTTGGCATTGTGGAAAGAGCAGTGGTGGTCTGTGATGACAGAGGGAGATCAAAAGGATATGGCATTGTagagttttcaaggaaaaacaATGCACAAACAGCATTGCAACAAGTGAATGATGGCTTATTCCTTCTTGGAAGGTAATCACAGTGTTATCttttaacaaatttattttgcaaATACCATTTTAGTCTCTGTTTGGTATTCAGAGGACATTGTTTCTTAAGTGGCTTTTGgcagagtttttgttttctttacttGTGTAGTTGCTCTGGACACCACACTACAGCTCATTTctcttttgtgtgtgtgtgtgtgtgcttTAAACTTGTCACCAgttgatgagcttgggaactggtgccatcaaaggCTGGTATGGGTCCTGTGGAAATACTAGGCGCAGTAGGGAGGTTCCATGGAAACCATGTGAGtgggaaccagccctgcaagtGGTCAGCAACCAACACCGTAACACAAAAGGAACTTCAGGGGAGAAACTTATCTTACCTGATTCCTACCATGAACTGCTTCCAGTAAGGGATGGGAAGGGCTGGGTGATGAATTAACAAAATAGGCGATCAAAGCAGTGATACACAAAGTTTGACTGAGCAAGCAATCTGTAAATATGGTGACCAAAGCAGTGACCCACCCAAGGTAGTGATCCACAAAGATCACCAGAGTAGACAACTGGAAATTTGTGGACTAGAGCTCACATGCAAGGCGAGCCCTTACAGCCACTCCACAGATTATAGAGACCGCTGGGTGTATTAACTCAAGATTAAcctagcctaaattacattttagCTATATTTAAATTGTGAGAAAGTACTGTGCACACACAACTGCATCAAGACCACAATACTGTTGGTTGACTGATGAATTTCATAAAGCTGAAGACCTGAACATCCGTTTTGTAGTGACCCCTTCAGATTTCCTGCAGGTGCTCTGCTACTAGATTATACAAAGTAGAAGACTCAAGTTAAGACCAGGGAATGTTTTGTGGAAGTAGTCTGTACCATTGCAGCATCTGCCAAGAGATGCTATAGAAAGTGGTGTAATTTGAGtggtaaattttaaattgttgttgtaGAATGCCGTGTCCAGTGTCTGTCAAACAGATGGAACATGAGGAAGATGAAGATGGAATCACAGATGAAAGCATCAAGCGAAATCCTGATTTTCAAAAGTgaatatattttatttgttaCTTTACAAGATCTGTAAATGTTAATTGAGTTCAAGTTGGGTGCCCTAACTAACCAAAGTGTCACATGCCCTTGATTTTTCCTAAGAGCAGTTTTGAAACGACTGCTGAAAAAAGCCAGTACCACAGTCAGAGCTTATAATAATGACCTTCAACTTGCTCAAGGTTTCTAGTGAagctaattaattttattcatgtGTTCAAATCATCATTTTTCCATCAATGGCATAGCTCCTCCACCATCTATgtaaacacacacacaacacaACACAATCCTTCTATGTGCTGTGATAAAGGATGAATAATCAAAACTCTGTGATTTCTTCACAGCAGAAATTTGAGCCTTGCCGACTTCTCGTGTTTCATTTCCCCACGAACTTGGTAcaacagtttccttagaaactaacctttcatttgttaCATGTTTGTTTTGACAGGGAAAGGGAATGCCCTCCACATTTTGTAACACCAAACACCTTTGAGGCAGATTGGGCTCAAAGGTGGCGTGCACTTGAAGAGGTGGAAGTCAGCCAAAGAGAAGCATTGGACAACCAGTTCAAGGAGGCACGTGAGAAGTTAGAATCTGAAATGAAACAAGCCATCCAGGAGCATGAAACTATGTTAATGAGACAAGGTGTGTATTTCACTCTATCCTAAGGAAGgcatttaagaaaaaaataagtggATGGCAGCTTTCCCACAGGTCCAGCTGGTTAGTTTGAACAGTGAATGTGACTAAATTTCCTTCACCCAATTGTGGGGCTAAATCTGAGGGAGCCCAAATATGTTGTTTGCCTGGGGAATTTATCCAGCTGCCAGCTGAAAACctcaaaaacaaatgaaaatttgtcctaCATTTGTTTAATTTAATCAGTTGGTGTTGGTGTTGCAAACTTGGGACTGGAAAATCAGTGCAATAATTTAGAGTGGTAGCTTGGAATTGACCAGTTGTGTGGCATCAGTAGTAACTTATTGTTTCAAATTTGCGAGAGTTCACAAGAAAAAATGTTGTCAATCTTAGCTTCACATCAGTCTAATCTTTAATTTTAACAGGCAGAGGTGTCCAAAAAGAGTTTTTGTTGCTAACAAGCATCAGTTGGGATGTATTTTACCCATTAGTCTTTTTTCCCCTCCATTAGGTAATTTGTTAGAAAATGATTAACCAATTTGCATCCTAATGATGAGTCATTGGAATTACCGTATGAAGTTTCCTTGGGAACTTTTGAGTATAATTTGACCACTGAAAGGTGCAAAGAAATACATGTCATTAATATAAAGTGCATTAATTTTATCCTTTAAGGGGAAACTGTTCAAAGTACTGCATGTAATGATTAATTTGCTAATTATAGAACTTCAGCGTCGTCAAGATGAACTGCATCGAATGGAAGAAAAGCGTCAAAGAGATGAGTTGATGAGACAAGCAGAAATGAGGTTAAAGAAATTAGTGTTGGTTTTTGTTATGTTATTATTCCTTGAGGTAAATTTTAGCAAAGATAAGTAATAAAGTTGATAAGGACACAGTGATTTTTCTCCAGGAAGTTGAGGGTTTTGCAAAATCAACTAACAGAATATTTCACTTTGGGTCTTATGCTTACAGAAGACAAGAAGAGAGGCGTTTGCAGGAAGAATTGATCCGTAGAGAAGAGGAATTGCGTCACAAAGAGGAACTATtcagacaacaacaacatgagcTTCAGAGGCATCGCCAAGAGGACATGATGTGGCAGGTTCGTTGTTTTTGTTGCCGGAGTCACTTACTCAAAACCCTGGCATTTTTACATCGCAGGCTTCCTCTTTAACAAGTATGTTTCTTTTGAGGTCAGCTGGGTTAGCTATGCATCCCTGTTGTAGTCAGCAATAGCAGAGATTATCtagagtgcgtcattgcgtcctgggacgcactcattcttcttttggacgcaaagaatattgaatgaagggtccaattggacgcagaaaaaaaaatcgaatgttcatgcaaattacaaactccaggaaaaaacagcgtcacacgatgtgcaaatttgtgtttcatgaaaacaatttttatcaactggttgATTCTtcagtcacggtctatttcgctgtaaattttcagactaaagccgtgtgttttctcatcactttcctcagtcgctagtgcttagtttgttatgtttgaattcccatgtgttgcgtgacgttatccgagctgttttttggtgagacaattggcgacactgccgatctgcaaacaataatttaccatttcagtcgattttgagtttgttgcatgctttccaagcgaatttcaagcattagttagtttctcgtcagcgaaatgacagagaacccaacggcgaagtatataaaattttggttttgcgtgacattttcggctttgtttttcaatcggcAACACTTTTGATCttgcaatgataatttaatatttctgtcgaagttgagtttattgtatgctttccaagcaaaTTCAAGCATTGGCATGTTTATCGTGAGCGacatgacagagaacccaacgggaaatatgaaaaattttggtttcgtgcgagcctgttgattaatttcAGGTGCGCAAGTGTCGTCGTCTCCGTTGCTCCTATAAACTTGACTGTGTTGGtaaattatgcaagtttttcggatttagtgttatttcagttaaaaagtacgtgtctacagaaatttaagaagagttaacaggaaaaaaaaatttaaaaagaatctgtagttaataagcaatttCCATGTTTCTCAACCTGCGAAGGGTCAGTGCCCtatcgaatattaattagtcttgttgactataaattagctggacccccaaaacttagcaatggacccccaaatttttcaagaaggggtccagaggaccccataatttgaaaacctggatacatctctgcaATAAGAAAAAGTTCTTTTTACTGGCACTGTCATGTAAAGTTTAGGGTTCGAGTCATCCACTGTCAAAACTCAATCAAGTTTGATACTTTTTCCTGAGAAAAGTCAAAAGAGATTTTATAATTTTGAGACAAAGAAGTAAGTCATGGTCTCATTACTTCCTTACTTGTTGAGCTCCATTCAAAGCCTCAAAGGGCACCTGTTTTTTTATGTGATTACAGTACCAGAAAAAGATGAGTTGGCAGTCCCTTGAAATGCAATTCTCACCTCAGTCCTAGAAATTTTTGAGAATTAAgatattgtttattgttttcgtAGAGCACTTTCTTCTCATAGGGAATGCACATTTGTAAGTCATGTATTTGCTGGCTACTAAAAGATGGGAAATCATGAACACCGAAATCAAGATGAttgctaatgcttgaaatgtaaAATTTTTGCACATAAGACTGTCAATCTGTTTACCAATGCTGTTATTTGTAAATGAGAAGTTTGCTAAATCTCACTTCAAGTTCCTGGGGAAAAGATGGGAGCCTCTTATCTCAATTTTGAAATGCGAGCCTCTAAACTTGATTCTCTAGATCATTGAGGATTGAGAATAAACTTGAGTTGATACTGGTGACTTACCTTTGACTGGTACTGTATCAGTGTCTGCTCAATGAAATTTTCATCATGGATTGTCATATTTTCTGCCCAGGGACCTGGTGCAATGAGTGGTGGAATGGATTGGGACATGGGACGTGGGGGCTTAGGACGTGGAGGTGCAGGTCGTGGAATGCGTCCCCCAGGCATGATGAATCCCCCTCGTATGGGACCAGGCCCAGGAGGACCAGGAATGATGCCTTTTAGGGGCCCACCTCCAATGGGTGGCCCACGGTTTGGGGCCCCGCGTGGACCACCAATGGGACCTGGCATGAGACCTAGTCTGGTAAGTGGTTTATGGCAATATTTGTGGCTATCAGAGGAACTGTCAAAATTTTATGACAAGTAACACCGATATCTACAACTTAAAATACAGGGAGTGAAATTGCACAGGTTGTTTTTATTCACAGTTACATGGAGAGTGTCAAAAGTTGCATTTAAATGGTTCATGAAATTTAGCAAGCTAGTTTTTGGTTTGCAAAGGCCAACTTAATCTTTCTGATTGAAGTTAAACCTCTGTATCATAGACATACATAATGCTTTGAGTTACTGTATTTTCaggtgtataagtcgacctttctAGTCTTAGGAATAACTCAAAAAAATCAAACTTGACTTATACACCAATCAAAACTTCAATTGTCATCTAGGGGGTTGAAAAAAATAACACCACATTGGTATGTCAATAGAAATTCATCAATACACTTGACAAAACAATTCCATTTCTGCTTATGCAATCAAGTACAAAAGAGTGTGATTCGCATCATGTCACTGACTTCGTAACCCTTCATTTACTTTAGTGAACTAGCAACTAAGTCATACAAGATGACAAGTTGTTTTAATGTGACTTTGTTCTTTGGTGTTTTTGAATATTATTGTTTGGAGACTCTTTTGACACAGAAGGAACCCAAATGCCATCAAAGGTTACAACTTTTGTTAAAATACCTTTCTGTGAAAagcataccgtatttactcgtgtatactGTAAGTTGACCTCCTGTATAAGTCAAcaccccattttcaaggtcaaaaattgaatttctcatcattttgggttaaagaaatgaaattcacacccaCGGAAACTTCCCAAAATGTAAgtcttttcttcctgagaatgtattgaaaacacggtgaattaagaaaagctgAGGTTTAATCATATGCTGTGAAATTTATAAAGATCACGATTTAGGCATTTACGAGCTCTTaaatttactagagaagtattatGTTATTTGGGAGTAAACTGCATTGTATTTAGCTAACCtagatctcgatgttgagtttaaactGAGATTTAGATAACAAGACCAAATAAATGCCGAAGAACTTCGAAAGATTGTTTGATGAAAACAATGCCATCATGGAAAACCTGGTAACGAAACGACATTTGAGGAGTAGTGGAAGCTAAGATAACTCCATGTGCTTTCTGAAGGTTGCGTGCGCGAAGCAATtgagaaaaagagaagaaagagtaGGGTAGGGTATaaataaagacaaaaataaatttgttgtaGGTAATTGACTTTGGTTAACAAGCCCACACAAGCAACAGCATTTGCCAAGTCACTAAGCTACTGTAATCCTTCCATGGAAACAAAAGTTAAGTGCCATAAAAAGGAGCAAAGCTCTGAAAGAAATGTCTGCttcacagatcaaaagacacagtAGAAATCACCTCCAGCAGGTTTTACCTTTAAACCATTTAAGATTAATcgtttcacacttttttgttgaagaAGAATGTGctgaaaactgatgaaaatcaaCCACAATTAGAACTGGTTTTGAAAACTcagttttcctaatgcacttctggcaattgttatgcaaatttctcGGATTgtttggtcaggtctttgtgtgtatgactcgtgtataagtctagggcgattttttggtcgtaaaaggtcgacttatacacgagtaaatacggtagcaTTTAATTTTGGAGATTTTTAGCATAATATTCACTGAAGCGTCACTTACAGTAATTAATAATTTTCTTCTGATTGGGGCTCTGATACAAAAAAATGATAAAGATTTTGAACTTTTACCTCTTAAGTAAAATCTCAACTTTTTGCTTTAAAAAGGCAGAGTCGACTTACACACCGGAAAATATGGCATCATCAGTTTCAGTAATACAAATTATTATCATTCTGGATAATTATAGTGTTTCATTTTAAGTTGGTGGATATTTCTTCACtaaaatcaatttcaaggcTTTAAAGGTCAACTTAAGGCAATTTTTATTGCGATTTGTACGTATGACCAAAAAGGAGATCCTGTGTTTTATTGAACTGGACCATTCACATCTTCTATGTTCTGTGCACAACTTAATTGCCAGTTCTTGGTGATTTTTCTTCTGCCTAACTATGTTAAGCATAGGTTTTAAGTTGAATTGTGTGGATGAACCTACTTCTTTTGAACTTATGAAAGTTTGATAGTTTTGTTTCTGGTGGGAAAAGTATGATAGTGTCTTAAAAGTATTATCACCCAAGAATAGTTGTTATAGTATATATGGCTTATTGGGTTTATTTACATACCATCAACAGTTTTCGTACCGGAATGTATAGACCAAAAGACACAATCTGTACATTTATTAATATTGTCACTTGGTTGGCCCAAAGGAAGTGCTTACTTTTGTGTACCTTTAAGTGATATATTCAAATCTGTGTACTTAGCTTGTAGATGTTGGGGAAACTTTTTACCTCAATTACACCCTCTATTTAGAGGTTAGGATGGGATTGTGTTCTTCTTTAGATCTCTAGGTCAAAGTAGTTTATTCCATGATATTCTATTTTAGAAGCCGTTTGGAGCATGCAAAGAGAAATATTGAAATTGAATGTCCTAATATtcataaaatgaaaatgtctttATTCGATTGTGTTCTAATGATGTGTTTGCTTTCTTATTTTGCTGCTGTCTTTGCAACATGGATTTTCTCTCTTGAACCATGGATTTGTGGATCTTCTCATGAACTTTGCATATATAACATTTTATGGCAACTTAATTAATAAACCATGCAGAGGCCAAGGTTTGAAAATAAAAGGGAATATAGCCGTGAGAGGGCAGATGAGGATCGTCTTGCTGCCCGCTCTCGACAACCGCCGGGAAGAGAACATGGTGATGCCAAGCGGTTCCGTCATTGACTGTACAATATCAAATGAACTTCTGACACCAGTCCTGTGTGGTCTTTTTAGCATTTGAGAACAAACAAAGATTTCATTTTGAGATAGACTTGTATATTGTACATAAGTAAACTAGGAGCAGTATAGATCCAGGAGACCTCTCCTTTGAATAACTTCAACTATGTGTTTGCCTTTTCAACAAGTTAAGTGGGTAAACTGTAGGTAGCTTTTGCCAGCATTAGTTTGGTTAAATCACTGAACACTGGGTGTAGTTTTAAAGGTTAGTAGGCCAAGATAAATTTCATAGCATAAGGAAAGTGCAAGCACAGCTATGGTCTGTTTTCATGCTAACAGTTATCACTTAGTACTAGATTgttttaaatttgcattttacGTCTGTCGTATCTGTATGAAAGGGTGAAtttctttcaataaaaataGTACATTGGAACTAATAAACTTTTTTACATTAGTGTGGTTTTATGCTTAACAAAGCCACTTTATACCACTTCTCAGAAATAGAACTGTTCTCCTGAAGCTATAATTTAATGCAATACCTTCCGGTCTTTAGTTGTCAGTTATACTAGCAGGATCATGGAGAGAACAATTAAgatgttaaaagaaaaagtagaATACTACTTTTGTCTAGTAATATACAAGTTGATAGATTCAGTATGAAATGTAGGTTGTATGTGTAGAAAGTTTTATTGTCAATTGTATTATTTTATACTTGTTATGGCAGCCAAAATATGGTCATTGAGCACTACTCAAATTAAGCCAAATGCCAAAACAAATTGTGaaaattctaaaagaaaaaaaaaatagtggtTCAGGTCCTCAAATACTTCATTAAGTTGCCTCTTTCTCGGTTTTCATTATTTAGTATTCAGTAGTTCAAACATCAAAGGATGGGCTGTCAAACTGCTCAGCTAATGCGGTATTGGTGTTTAACTGTCTTGGAAGTTAATGCTAAAGGAGTGTAAATTACGACAAATGTGTTACCAGTCTTGGATTTCAGGGAAAAACATTACAGATTGTATCCTGTTTATCATCGTTACTCTTTTAAATGTTGTCAGGTATTGGGCTACTTTTAGTAACAAGCAAGCTATTTTTCTGCTCAAAATTTAGCTTCTGGTACCTAAGGagaaaatcaaatcaacaaTAACAAGCttgatatttaaaagatagTGGTGGTTATAAAATGGTTCTGGCCCCTAGGGAAGGGCAGTTCACACTCAGTTTGACTTTTCTCCTCTTCTGGGATTGTCTGGGAAGTTTAGCTTCAAACAGTTACAGGAACTTATAATGCTGAGGAGACAGGCCAAACAGCTCTTTTAGTTGGGACAAAAGTGGAGACCAGGTTTCTGTGGTCTTCTCAATTTTGTATTTGTTAGAGacaaatgaggaaaaacaacttttttgtCATTCTTTACTCAAGTAACTTGTTTTAGTTGTGCTGTGCCATCAACTAGTTTTGTATTAACTAGTTCCTGGCTGTGTAGAAGACCACAGACTGACCTAAACTCAAGCATGTATCAATTTCGCTTCAGTCTTTACATAAATGGGCACAAAGATAAAAGCACAGTATTTGACCTGACTAATCTACATTTAGAGTATTTATTGAAGCACTTGTTGGCAAACTCTCTCTCCTGATGCCTATTCTGCTGTTTTTGCAAAGTTTATCCTTGATCCATTTTGTCAAATTGGTGTTTTTCGAACATCTATCTTTGCTGTTTTTCATAAGACTGTTCTGCCAAGTTATTGCAACAAATAAAGAGCCTAGGCAATTCAGTAGTTTAATTCTTCGCACACACCAGTGCATGGAAAATTGACTTCATTGATTTGAGTTGCAAGTGCATGTCTTTTCATAATTGGAAAATACAACATTATAAATATAACATGGGAAGTGCAACAATCAAATTATTGTGATGGTTTGTGGGGTACCAAAGCATCCCTATGGATCTGTCATGTTTGTTTATCCCTGCAGCTTTAGTGTACTCTTTTTTGTTCATTGACTGCATTTCCCATCGTATGGAACCAATTAGAATGAAATTTAATAATTCCATAAGTTGTAGAATGAAACAAGGCACacactttatttccttttgCATTTTGAGACTTAAAAAGTTGTCTATTCTTCTTATTCCATGGATGAATGGAGCCAGAAATATGAAGTTTACTTGTTTATTCCACTGTCAATCAGTGTGTCTGAAGACAAAACTTAGCATGCAAAGATAAAATTCTTCATGGGAAATATTTCTCCTTCTTCAAAATGAAGAGTAATCATGCCTTGCATTTCCTGAAAATCTTAAGGCTAACTTCAACTTCGCTGTAGGAAGCtattattttcaaatgttttttcaatttgatcCACATTTTCCACTGTTAAAAAAACCAGTGACTGAAAACAGTTGGGAAATGCTGAAATAAGGAGATCCTGTAAGAGATgcaaaaattttaacacttGACAATTCGAGTTAATCAAAGAACCAGATTTTGTGGCAGACTCAACAGCATGGAGATAGCATGGTGGATCAAGGTATGTGTGTGCTTAGTATGTTGACAGTGAAGGCACATGACTGCTCTGCAAATTTTTAATCTTGTTATGCGCATTGCAAAGTGATGTGTGTTGATAGTTGTATAATTTTAATCAAGCTGAAATGTAGTTTGTTCAAGTCCATGTAAGGACACTTTTGATATCCTTTGTATACCTTTTTTGAATTGCATCcatgaaataatatttgatACTCAATCtatattttcatttcaaaattttcaaaggttcaaAAGGACTAAAAATTAATCATCTATTTCAATCTTAGTGTCAACTTTTCACATCTTCAAAGCATATGCCCTCATTCCCTTTGTTTCCAATTCTAAACCTTTCCACTGCTCTTAAAGTGAGTGATTTGAAAATCTTTCATAAAAACGGAGCATATGATATGAGTCAAGTTAGGTGTATATTTTTGTTGATAGAGAAGTTGTTCACAGGAGAACTTTAAGCTGAGGAGCTTTTTCGTAGCAAGTATCGGCAGATATCATTTAACTATGTGGCATTGGCTTGCCACCTTTGCAAAGAAATTTCAGATTTTCCAAGTTTGCCTCTCAGTGTCTTTGGTTGAAGGCTTTGCGTGTGTCCTCCACATGATTCTGTGTAAAACAAAGAAGGTAAAGTATTTATATAATGTTTAAGATTCGTTTTGTAGTTCATAAGTAATGCAGTAGGTGTGCTTTTTCGATACAAGAAATTGTTAGTAGATATAAATGGAAATAGTGAAAGAAATAATGCTTATGCCTTTTTTACAAGCATAGTGGTcccaaaatttttattttatcaacgTCACAGtgcttttattttgaaaaataaatattatcatGAACATGGACATTCCAAAAAGCGGAGCATTCAGTTTTCTTAACACAGATTTATGTTTTGGTATTACGATAGTTCTGAATGATTTGTTATTGTCTAACATTCCATTTTAAGACTGAGAGTCTGGTCATAGGTCCTTATAGTTATCACAAGATGTTGAAAATGTGGGTGTGTGAATTTCACGAAGACTTTTTCACTAGGGCTTGGATAAGAAATTTGGGGGAGAGGGGGACATTGTACAAAATCATTGTTTAAAATTGTCATAACTACATTTTTTACAAAGCATGCACAATGGCAAGTTGTTTACCAGGTTGTTCAGTGATTGTGTATTATTCTAATGGCAATTGTCACAGGTGCTGTTTTACCTCTGCTCTCGTTCTTCCACATTTAATATTTAAATAATCACAATACAATTAAATTATCCAAATAGTTGAGTTTCCTTTAAGGTTTATTTGAGTGATTGACTTTTGGCTTAAACCTTTCCTTTGTGTTCCAGTACCA is a genomic window of Acropora muricata isolate sample 2 chromosome 8, ASM3666990v1, whole genome shotgun sequence containing:
- the LOC136926280 gene encoding non-POU domain-containing octamer-binding protein-like produces the protein MPSSRSRSRSPRRSSTSSYSKEKPNSRELITIKTENSDSDEKKSSSPASKNDADSSKTKTNTSSVKEEKPVEKNYRKPSESPASKSSTNWSSGSNRPKERKFSGRCRLFVGNLVSCDETELRGMFEKFGEVAEVFVNSEKGFGFVRLDTRLNAEAAKQGVDGTFRMGRTLRVRFATHASALKVLNLNPLVSNEILHQAFSQFGIVERAVVVCDDRGRSKGYGIVEFSRKNNAQTALQQVNDGLFLLGRMPCPVSVKQMEHEEDEDGITDESIKRNPDFQKERECPPHFVTPNTFEADWAQRWRALEEVEVSQREALDNQFKEAREKLESEMKQAIQEHETMLMRQELQRRQDELHRMEEKRQRDELMRQAEMRRQEERRLQEELIRREEELRHKEELFRQQQHELQRHRQEDMMWQGPGAMSGGMDWDMGRGGLGRGGAGRGMRPPGMMNPPRMGPGPGGPGMMPFRGPPPMGGPRFGAPRGPPMGPGMRPSLRPRFENKREYSRERADEDRLAARSRQPPGREHGDAKRFRH